ATCGTGGAGAAACTCGCGGCCCACGCCGCGCAAGCCCTGCGCCAGCCCGACGTGCAACGCCAGTACGCGGACATGGGCGCCGAACCGGTGGGTTCCTCCCCCGCGGAGTTCGCGCGCTACACCGCGGCAGAGGGCAAGAAGTGGGCTGAGATCGTGCGCAAGTCGGGCGCCAAGGCGGATCAATAGCCATCGGCGGCCATCGGTGCGCTGCCGTGGCGAGTGGCGGCACCGATGGACAGATCCGCCCCACCGGCGGGACAATGGCCACCCCGGTGCCCGCCCCCGCCCCATGAAAACCGTCCCGACCTACTCTCTCTATGGGGTCAACTCCAACGAGCCCCTGCTGGAACAGCTGCATTTCGAGTCGATCCCGGAGCGCAGCGGCGTCAACGACTGGGAAATCAAGCCACACCGCCACGAACGCTTCTTCCAGGTGCTCTACGTGCACCAGGGCGGCGGCCGCGCGCTGCTCGACGACCGCGAGTACCCCTTGGGCGCGCGCACCGTGGTAACGGTGCCGCCGCGTTGCGTGCATGGTTTTCGGTTTACGCCGGACGTGGATGGCATCGTCATTACCATGACCGACCACTACCTGCACACGCTGCTGGCTGGCGTACCGGATGCGCTACCGTTGTTCGAGCGGCCCTACCATGACCCGTTCGGTGACCCGGCCGGCGGCGAGCGCGATGACGCCACCGTGCTTGCCGGGGCGCTGGAACTGTTCCGTGCGGAGATGAACGCAGTCTCGCTGTGGCGCGGTGCTGCCTTGTCGGCGCTGCTGTCCTTGTTGCTGGTGGGCATTGCCCGGCGCGCTTGCGGCGCGGGTGCAACCGGGGCGCAGCCGGCGGGCAGGACCGCACGCCATTTTCAGCAGTTCCAGCAACTGGTAGAGGCGCGTTTTCGGAACCACCAGGATCTGGCGGACTATGCCAGCACGCTCGGCATCTCGCCCACCCAGCTCAACCGGATCTGCCAGCAGCTTGCCGGCAGGAGCGCGCTGCAGCTGATCCATTCGCGCCTGATCGTGGAGGCGCAGCGCGACCTGCTCTATAGCGATCTCGACATCAAGCAGATCGCCTCGACGCTGGGCTTTGCGGACGCCGCGTATTTCGCGCGCTTCTTTGCGAAGCATGTTGGGCAGGCGCCCAGTGCATTCCGACAGCACGGGCGCGCCCGCCTGCCGGCGCCGCAAGCCGCGCGCTAGCGCCTGGCTTTACAACGAGAAACTGTCGGAACGCGCCAGCGGCCAGTACTTCTCGTACAGCTGGTAGCGGAAATTCCCGTTGATCAGGTCCCCCGGCGTGAGGAACTTGAGCAGCTCGGACATCAACCGCACTTCATTGGGCGAGATGCGCCGCACGATATGGTGCGGCTTGAGATCGCCCGGATGATTCAGGCCAGCTGCCTGCAGGATTTCCAGCAGTGCATGCAACGTCTGGCGGTGGAAGCTGGCTACGCGATCGGCTTTGTCAGGTACCACGATGGCGCGCTGGCGCACCGGATCCTGCGTGGCCACGCCCACGGGGCAGCGGTCGGTATGGCACTTCTGCGCCTGCACGCACCCGAGCGCAAACATGAAGCCGCGCGCCGAGTTGCACCAGTCGGCGCCGGTGGCCAGCGTGCGCGCCACGTCAAAGGCCGTGATGATCTTGCCACTCGCGCCAACGCGGATCTTGTCGCGCAGGTTCACGCCCACCAGCGTGTTGTGCACCAGCAGCAGGCCTTCCTGCAGCGGTACGCCGATATGGTCGACGAACTCCAGCGGCGCCGCGCCGGTGCCGCCTTCGGCGCCATCCACCACGATGAAGTCCGGCAGGATGCCGGATTCCAGCATGGCCTTGACGATGCCGAAGAATTCCCACGGGTGCCCGATGCAAAGCTTGAAGCCGGTGGGCTTGCCACCGGACAGCGTGCGCAGCCGGTCGACGAACTGCAGCAAGCCCAGCGGCGTGGAGAATTCGCTGTGCGTGGCGGGCGAGATGCAATCCTCGCCCATGGCGATGCCGCGCGTGGCGGCAATCTCCGGCGTCACCTTGGCCGCCGGCAGCACGCCGCCGTGGCCCGGCTTGGCGCCTTGCGAGAGCTTGACCTCGATCATCTTGACCTGCGGCGAGCGCGCTTGCTCGGCGAACTTGTCGGGATCGAAGCCACCGTCCGGGCGGCGGCAGCCGAAGTAGCCGGAGGCCACCTCCCAGATCAGGTCGCCGCCTTCGGCACGGTGATACGGCGAGATGGAGCCTTCGCCGGTATCGTGGATAAAGCCGCCAAGCTTGGCGCCGCGATTGAGCGAGCGGATCGCATTGCCGGACAACGCGCCAAAGCTCATGGCCGAGACGTTGAAGATCGACAGCGAGTAAGGCTGCGCACGGCCCTCGCCCACGGTAATGCGAAAGTCGGCGGAAGGGATGCGGGTCGGCGCCAGCGAGTGGCTGATCCACTCGTGGCCAGACAGGCGCACATCGATCTCGGTGCCGAAGGGCCGGCTGTCGACCTCGTTCTTGGCACGCTGGTAGACCAGGCTGCGCTGCTGGCGCGAGAACGGCATCTCGTTGGTGTCGTCCTCGATGAAATACTGGCGGATCTCCGGGCGGATGAACTCGAAGAAGAAGCGCAGGTGGCCCCAGATCGGATAGTTGCGCAGGATGGAATGGCGCGACTGGCCGATGTCATGCAGGCCAACCAGCAGCAGCACAACGGGCACAGCCAGCCATGCGGGGGAAAGCCGGTGCCCGGCGGCAAGCGCCGCAAGAACCAGCAAAGCGAGCGCGGTCAGCCAGACCGCGCCGTAACGACGAGAAAGCATGGGGACTCCTGACTACTTTGGGCCGGCACCTGGCCGGCAACCCCGCGATTATCGCCGTTCCTTGTTACATCGGCTGATACCCGGTTGCAGCGCCCTGCCCGGCGCGCACCTCCGGCTGCTGCTGCGGGGCTTCATCGGCCTGCACCGCGGCGACGATCTGCGCGAAGGCGGCATTGGATTCCGGCATCGGCAACAGCATCCACACGTGGAACATGCCCTCGTATTCGTAGTAGCGCAGCGGCAGGCCCTGTTCCTGCGCAAGCGCGCGATAAGCGCGGCAGTCCGGCAGCAGGACGTCGTGGGTGCCGATGAAAAGCGTGACCGGAGGCAAGCCGCGCAGGCTACCGTAGATGGGGCTGACCTGTGCAAGCGTGACGGGATCGCCGCCGGCATAGACGCGCCCGCACTCGATGCCGCCGAGCTTCGACAACATCGGGTCAAGCGGTTCGAGCGCATCAATGTCCGGGTTGCTGCCGGTGGCATCCAGGAACGGCGACAGCAAGACCAGGCCGCCAGGCAGCGCGCGCCCGGTATCCCTGGCCACCTGGGCCAGCGCGAGTGCCATGCCGCCGCCGGCGGAGTCGCCCATGACGGTCAGGCTGGCGGGCGGATTGGCGCGGACCAACTGGTCGTAGAGCGGCAGCAGTCCGGCAAAGACTTCACGATGGGTATGCTCGGGCGCCAGCGGATAGATCGGCACGGTCACCGTCGCGCCGAGCGCGTCCACCAGCTTGCCGATGAAGTCCCAGTGCTGGCTGACGATATCGAAGACGTAGCCGCCGCCATGGAGATAGAGGATTTGCCTGCCGCTGTCGTTGCCCCGCGGGCGCACGGTGTAGACCTCGACGCCGGCCACAGGTTCCATGCTCACCGCATGGCGCGCCAGCAAGCGCGCCGTGGGATTCGCGCGGCCGATCTTGCGGCGGCGGCGAATCTCCTCGTGCAGCGCCTGCGCGCTGGAAAAACGCTGTTTGCGCCGGACCAGGCGCAAGGCAAGCCGCCACAGGCGGCACTGGATGCTAGGCATGACGATCTCCCGGAACGATGCACCGGCTTCATTGGCGGCCGGCTGAGGAACTACGGAAACGACCAAAACAGCGGGGAAAGCAGGAAAAGCTGGGGCTACGGGCACGGCTGAACATTCGCCGGATACAAAAAAGGAGCCGGCTAGCGGCTCCTTTTCAAGCTGGAAACAGGGCCCCTATCAGGCGGCAGCTGCGTCCTTCAGCTTCTTCAGCGGGCGTACCTTGACCTTGACGCTAGCGGGCTTGGCCGGGAACCAACGCTCTTCACCGGAGAACGGGTCCTTGCCGAAGCGCTTCTTCTTGGCCGGTACTTGCTGAGCCGTGACCTTCATCAGGCCGGGCAGCGTGAATTCGCCGGCGCCCTTCTTGTGCAGCGCGCTGACGATGGTGTTTTCCAGATGGGCCAGCACCGTCTTCACGGCCTTGGCGTCCAGCTGGGTCTGTGCTACCAGGTGAGCGACCAGGCTCGACTTGTTGAAGGTGTCCTTCAGCGGGCGCGGGGTCACCGCGGCAGCCGGAGCAGCCTTCTTGGCCGGCGCGGCCTTCTTGGCAGCAGCCTTTACGGGAGCGGCTTTGGTTGCCGGTGCCTTCTTGGCAGCGGTCTTGGTTGCAGTCTTCGCGGTCGGATTCGCTTTGGTCGCCATATCGATAAATATGAGTTGAACAGAATGATGTCGCACGGGATGTGGCATCCGATGTCGCTCGACGCTTCGTCGAGCGACTATCGGCGTTCGACTATCGGCGTGCGGCATCGACTGAATCATAGCGGAAACAACGCAACGTCAAGGGGTTTTCGCGTGTGCGAGGGTAAAAACCGGGGTTTTCCCCGGGGTTTTTCGAGGTTTTGCCTCGCGCGGCCTGCCGTTGTGTCGCGCGGACGCACCAGTGGATGCGTCCGCGGACTCTATATACAAGGGGTAAACGCGCGATTTCGTCTTCTTTGCCACGCCGGATGGCGTGCGCGCGCCGAGGATTTCAGCTGCCTTCTTGCGCGCGCGGCCCCCTCAGCCGCGCAGCTCTCGCCGCAGGATCTTGCCCGTGACCGTCTTCGGCAATTCGTCGATGATCTCCACCACGCGCGGGTATTTATAGGCTGCCATGCGCTCCTTGCACCAGGCCAGCAGCGCTTCCGGCGTGACGCTGGCCTGCGGTTTCAGGCTGACCACGGCCTTCACCGTCTCGCCGCGATACGCGTCGGGGATGCCCACCACGGCCGCCTCGCGCACCGCGGGATGCGTATACAAGACGTCTTCCACCTCGCGCGGCCAGACTTTGTAGCCGGCGGCGACGATCATGTCCTTCTTGCGGTCGACGAGGTAGAACCAGCCTTGCGCGTCCATGAAACCAACATCGCCGGTGTGGAAATAGCCGCCCGCCATGGCCTTTGCCGTCTCTTCCGGCTTGTTCCAGTAGCCCGGCACGATCATCGGCCCGCGCGAAATGATCTCGCCGACCTCGCCCACCGGCACCGGCGCGCCCGCATCGTCGCCGATGAAAGAGTCGACGTTGAAGGCGGGAACGCCGATCGCCAGCGTGCCGGAGGCCGGGTCCACCGGCGCCTCCCGGCCCAGCGGCACCACGTGGGTGGGCGAGTTGGTCTCGGTCAGGCCGTAGCCGTTGTGGATATAGTGCCCAAACTTGGCGCGGAACTGCTCCACCACGCTCGGCGGGATCGGTGCGCCGCCCGAGTAGATCTTGCCCAGCGTGGCGAAATGCGCGCGGGTCGCCTCGGGATGGTTCATCAGCGCGATGAAGACCGTGATCGAGCCGATGGTGAACTCGACCCGACGGTCGCGGATGGCCTCCAGAATCACGCCCGGCTCGAAGCGGCAAGCCAGCACCAGCGGCGCGGCGCAGATGAACGCGGCAGCCACGTGGCCCACCAGTCCGGTGATATGGAACAGCGGCGCCACGCCCAGGATCGGGCCGCCCTCCGCCAAGCCGATCCAGTCGCGGTACACCTGCGCATTGAAAGCAACATTGCCGTGGGTGTTCATCGCGCCCTTGGGCACGCCGGTGGTGCCAGAGGTGTACACCAGCATCGCGATATCGTCTGCCGCGAGCTTGACCGGCGCTGGCCTCTGGCCCAGGTACTCTCGCACCAGCGCCAGCAGATCGGGCACGCCCTCGGCGGGCTGGCGCCGGGTCGCGGCAAACAGGCGCGGATCGGCACGCGTCTGGAAATCTAGCTCGGACGTGGTGATCACCGCCGGCAGCGCAAGGGGCGCGGCAGCGTCGCCCTGGCCGCGCCGCTCGGCGTCGAACAGCCCGCTCACCACATCGGCGTAGAGCGATTCGTGGCAGATCAGTACTTTCGCGCCGGAGTCGGCCAGCACCAGGCGCAATTCGCGTGCGCGGTTCATCGGGTTGACCGGCACCGCGATGGCGCTGAGCTTCCACGCGGCAACCAGCCCGATGACAAACTGCGGCACGTTCTGCAGGTACAGCGCAACCCGCTCGCCGCGCGTGCAGCCGCGCGATGATAGCGCTACCGCCAGCGCATCGGAGAGCGCATCGACCTCGGCATAGCTGAGCGTGGCGTCGAAGTAGTGGATTGCCGCACTGGCCGGCGCGCGGTCCGCTGCGGCCCGGAAAATGGACAATGCGTCGGTAAATTGCGGGGTGATGGTGTGCGGCTGGCCGGCGTTGTAGCTGGAGAGCCAGGGCTTCTCTTCATAGGGCGTCATGAGGCACCTCGATAGGCACGGCGGGTAGTGTCAAGCATAGCGCTTGGTCGAAACGAAGCTGGCGCCGCCCAGTGCAATAGGCCATTGAGGCCTCTTGCACCGGACGGCGCCGAGGGCGAACTTTTTGCCTGGCTTACTTGATGACCACCGGGTTGACCGGTGCGCCGCTGCCGTTCACTACCTTGAGCGGTGCTGCCGTATACAGGAAGGTCCACTGCTGATCGTCCGCGCAGTCCGCGGCGAGCGGGTCCAGCTGGGCGATCTCGGTCAGGGTGACGCCCAGGTTGCGCATCAGCGCATTGTGCAGCGGCAAGGCAACGCCCGAGACCGGGTCCACGGTCACCTCGTTGGCAATCGTGTCGGTGACGAGGTTGGGGATCTCCATGCGATGGAACCACTCGACCAGTTCCGGGCTGTAGGTCAGGCCCGGCTCGACGAACTCACGATAGAACTCAGCCTGGTCGCGCTTGTAGAAGGAGCCGATCCAGCCGGTGCGGATCACCAGGATGTCGCGTTTCTCGATGCGCACGCCCTGCATCTCGGCGGCGGCGAGCAAGTCGAGGTGGGTGAAGGTCTCGCCCGGGGCGAGCACGTCCTTGCCGCGGTGGCGCGCCATGTCGATCAGCACGCCGCGGCCGACCACGCCGCGCTCCGCGATCGGCAGGATGCTGGCTTTTTCCAGGCCGCCGATGGTCGATTTGGCGTCGTAGCCGTTCCACAGCTGATCACCGTACCAGACATGGCCCAGGGCGTCGTACTGGGTCGAGCCCTGCAGGTACATGATCATCATGTCGTCGGCGTACTCGGCCTCGCCGGGGAACTTCGGGCCCTTGCCGCAAAGATAGTGGCCCTTGTCCATCACGTTGAGGCGGCGCGCCTGCGAACGCCCGGGCCAGACCGGGTCGCCGGCGGGGTTTCCCATCTGGATCTGCAGGGTGAAGGTCTTGCCGGAGCGCACGGAGGCCACGCCGCGCAGCACCTCGGCCGGGGTGAGATAGTTCAGCGACCCGACCTCGTCATCCGGCCCCCATTTGCCCCAGTTCTTCGGCGCATCGCGCAACAACTCGGCTACCAGCGGGACGTTCTTCGATTCCATGCCATGTCTCCTTTTTGGATTGACCCTGAGGGATCGCACTGTGCCGGTCATGTCCGTGGCGCATGGTCGACCATGCGTGGAGAACATAAATAAGAACGGTCGTGCGTTTTGTTGTGGATCGAGTGTAGGACCTTGCGCAGGAGCATGTCCAGGCATGGAAAACCCGCCGGGGGTTTCAGGGGCCCGCTTCAATCGTCCAGCCCGAAGGCCAGCAGTGGCCCGAACACCAGTGCCCCGAGCACGATCATGGACAGGCCGCTGTCCATGTGCTTCCATTCATGCAGCACAGCACGCGCGTCGACCTGCGCCCAGAACAGGGACACAACGCCCAGCAGGACGACGATCACCGCCGCGGCCAGCGCGAACCCGTCGCGCGTGGCGCGGCGGTGGGTTTCGGAAGGGCTATCATTCGAGATGCGCACGCCTTGCATGGCCAGACTCCTGGAAAACTGTGACGATGACGATCAATGCAATGGCGCCCATTGTGGTGATCCCTGCCTGAACCCATGCTGAGCGCGCCATTCAGCTTGCGTTCAGGCAAGGCACGGCAGACTGCTTCGCGCCTTCAAGGCTTGTTCACAACCGTATTGCCCCGCTCGTTCACGCCATTGCCTTCGTTGCGCACCTTATCCCTGCCTCGCGCCCTGTTGCCGCTGCTAGCCGCCTTGCCGCTGCTGCTGGCGGCGCCGGCGCCCGCCCATGCCGACAAGGACGCCGACCGCGCCCGCGCCGCCGTCCAGTCGGGCGAGATCCTGCCGCTCACGCGCATCCTGGAGGCGGTGTCGGCGCAATACACGGGCGATGTGATCGGCGTCAAGCTCGACCGCGACGATGGCGTCTGGCAGTACGAAGTCAAGCTGCTGCTGGCAAGCGGCTCGGTGGCCAAGCTCGAGTACGACGCCAGGACCGCCACGCTGCTCAAAGCCAAGGGGCGCGATCTTGAGCAGGCCCGCAAGAAACCCTGATCCCCCATGCGCATCCTCCTGGTAGAAGACGAGGCCATGCTGGCCGCCCAGATCCACGCCAGCCTTGTGGGCGCGGGGTACGCCGTCGATACGGCAGCGGACGGCATCGATGCCTGGCACCTGGGCGCCGAAGAGCCGTACGATGCCGTGGTGCTCGACCTTGGCCTGCCCGGGCTCGACGGCCTGTCCGTGCTGCGCCGCTGGCGCGCGGCACAGGTGAACCTGCCGGTGCTGATCCTGACCGCGCGCGACAGCTGGACCGACAAGGTGGAAGGCATCGATGCCGGGGCCGACGACTATCTCGCCAAGCCCTTTCGCATGGAAGAGTTGCTGGCCCGCATCCGCGCGCTGATCCGCCGCGCCCATGGCATGTCCACGCCCGAGCTGGCCTGCGGCCCGGTGCGCCTGAACGCGCGCACGGGCGTGGCAACCGTCGACGGCGCCGCGGTGGTGCTGACCGCCCATGAGTTCAAGGTGCTGGATTACCTGATGCACCACCCGGGCGCGATCATCAGCAAGGCCGTGCTGACCGAGCACATCTATGCGCAGGATTTCGACCGCGACAGCAACACCATCGAAGTCTTTATCGGACGGCTGCGGCGCAAACTCGGCGTGGACGTCATCGAGACCGTGCGCGGACAAGGCTACCGCCTGCGCCCGCCGACGTCTCCCGATGCCCCCGCAACCGCCACAAACGCCGCCAACTGACCCATGCGCCAGTCATTAGCCATCCGCCTGCTAGCGGTCGCGGCCGTCTGGCTGGCCGCCGCGCTCGGCGGCACCGGCTGGCTGCTCTCCACCCTGTTCGCGCGCCACGTCAACGATACCTATGTGCGCCAGCTCGACAATCAGCTCACCAGCCTCGCCGCCGCCTTGGACTGGAGCGCTGACGGCAAGCTCGCCCTGACCCGCGCCCCGGCCGACCCGCGCTTTGAGCTACCCTACTCGGGCGCCTACTGGCAGGCGCAGGCGCCGGGCGCCACGCTGCGCTCGCGCTCGCTCTGGGATGCCGAGATGCCCGCCACGGTGGGCAACAAGGTGGCAGGCAGCCATGCCGAGATCCGGCCCGGGCCCAACGGGCAATCGCTGCTGGTGGTGTCGCGCCCCATCGTGCTGGCGTCGGCCGATACGCCGGTGACGCTGTCGGTGGCCCTGGATCGCACCGAGCTGCGCGCCGCGCGCCAGGCCTTCAACCGGCTGCTGGGCTGGTCACTCACGGCGCTGGGCGCGGGCCTGCTGCTGGCGGTGGCGGCCCAGGTGAAGTTTGGCCTCGCGCCGCTGGCGCGGCTGCGCCAGGCTCTGGCTACCTTGCAGGCACGCCGCGAGAGCCGCCTGGGCGGCACGTGGCCGTCCGAGGTGGTGCCGCTGGTCACCGAGATCAATAGCTTGCTGGCGCGCAACGCCAGTGCGCTGGAGCGCTCGCGGCGCCAGGCCGCCGACCTCGCGCACGCCGTCAAGACGCCCCTGGCCATCCTCGCCAACGAAGCCGAGCGCCTGCCCGGCGAGGCAGCCCGCGCCGCCGCCAGCCAGGTCGAGGCCATGCGCCGGCAGGTGGACCGCCATCTGGCGCGCGCACGGGCGGCAGGGGCAGCGAGCACGCGCGGGGCGCGCATTGACGCCGGCCCCGCGGCAGGCGAGCTGGCACGCGCGCTGACCCGCCTGCACAGCGGCCGCGAGATCGATATCCAGGTAGAGGGCGACGGGCACTTCGCCGGCGACCGCCAGGACCTGATCGAGATCCTCGGCAACCTGCTCGACAACGCCTGCCAATGGGCGCGCTCGCGCGTTCGCGTGAAGCTCGCGGAGCACGGCGGCATGCTTGAGGTCACGGTCGAAGACGACGGGCCGGGCATGCAGGCCGAGGCCCGCGAACTGGCCACGGCACGGTATGGGCGGCTGGATGAGTCCGCTGCCGGCAGTGGACTGGGCTTGGCCATCGTCAGCGAGATGGCGGCCCTTTATGAGGGTGGGTTGGAGCTAGGCAACAGCGAACTGGGCGGATTGCTGGCTCGCCTGCGCCTGCCGGCTGGCCAGCCGTAAACCAAAAAAGGGCCGGACGAGCCGGCCCTTCTCCTGCTCCTGCTACCGCATTGGCCGCGTTAGCAGGCCGCCGTCATCTTGAAGATGCCTTGCGCATTGCCAGCATCGAACGACAGATCCAACGTGCCGCCAGCTGCCTCCGTCGCAGGCACGAAATCGCGCGTGATGAACTCGTAGAACGAGCCCGGCACGCTGCGCTTGACCACCACGCCGTCGGCGCCGACAAACCCGCGCTCCACCGGATCGGCCTTGAATGCCGTCTGCAGGACCCGCCCGGAGCGCGACACTTCCACCGAATCCTTGATCGGGCGGCCAAGGCTGCGCTGCGCGTCCGCCACGGCACGCACATCCGCCACGCGGTCGGTGGCGTGGTTGAAGGCATTGCCCTCGGTGGAAATCCAGGCCATCTCGGCCGATTCCTTCAGCAGCAATTCATAGTCGGCCAGCGCCGGCTCGGCATGTTGGCGGGCGAAGCAGGCTGCCAGTTGCGGCACCAGGCGTGCGGCGTCGGCCATCGGCAGGCTCGCATCGCGCTCGAGCAGGGCCAGTTGCGCGACGGCTTCGTCGCCGAGCGGATCGACGGACTTCGACACCACGCGCGACACGGCGGACTGGAAATCAGCGCTGAAACGCTCGGGATGCAGCTCGCTCAGGAAGTACTGGGCGATGTCGTCAGGCAGGTCGGCATGCGCGTAGGAGCGGCCGGTCATGCCGATGCGCTCGAGCGGATAGGTGCCGTTGAGGCGGTAGCCCAGCGGGCCCAGGATGCGCGTGAAAGCGATCTCGCCCGAGGGCAGGCTGCCGCAATCCCACTTCACCGTGCGCAGCGCGCCGTGGTCGAACACCACTTGCCCGCCCGCCTGGATCACGTCGCGGGTATAGGCCATGCCGGTCGGCACGCGTTCGAGAATGCCGGCGAACAGCACCATATTGAGCGCCTGCGCCACTTCGGCACGGCTGGCCAGTTCGCTGGTAGAAGACAGCAGTTGCGGGGAAACATTCATCAATTGCAGCAACTCGGCTGCCTGGGTTTCGCCACAAACGGTCTCGAGGAGGCGTTGCAGATTCGGCTTCGTCATGGTCAATACGCTGAAATGTGTTTGTTTTCGGGGGATGGCGGGGGCCGACGGCCTCCGGATGGGGCTTATTGTGCGACTGCGGCAGAGTTCGTACAATTGATAACTTCGCACCAACTTCCTTCCAAAAACGCACTATGCGCAAGGGCATACCCAGCCTCACGGCACTCCAGATGTTCGAGGCCGCGGCGCGCCTGGGCAGCTTTACCCGCGCCGCCGACGAGCTGGCGGTGACGGAGAGCGCGGTCTGCAGGCAGATCGCAGGGCTGGAAGCGCGGCTTGGCGTGCCGCTGTTCCATCGCATCCGCAAGCGCATCGTGCTGACGCCCGCTGGCGGGACCTATGCCGAAGAAGTGCGGGAACGGCTCGACCAGATCGAGCAGGTGACGCTGGATGTGATGGCCCAGCGCCCGCGCGGGCGCGCCATCGAGTTGGCCATCGGACCCACCTTTGCCAGCCAGTGGCTGATCCCGCGCCTGCCGCTGCTGGCACGCGCCCTGCCCGATCTCACGCTGCATCTCTCGGCGCGCACCGAGGCATTCGAGCTTAGTGATACCGCGTTCGACGCAGCCATCTATTACGGCGAAGGGCTGTGGCCGGGCACGCAGGGCGAGCGGATCCTGCAGGAAGGCCCGTCGGTGCCGGTGTGCAGCCCCGCCCTGCTGGGGCGCCGCAAGCGCCTGGACCTGGAGCAGTTGCTGGATTTGCCGCTGCTGCACCTGAACACCCGCTTGCGCGCATGGAGCGACTGGCTCGCCGCCGCGGGCGCGGCACTGCCGGCGCAGGCCTTGCGCGGCCCGCGCTATGACCTCTACACCATGCTGGCGCAGGCGGCCGCGGCCGGCATCGGCGTGGCGCTGATTCCACGCATTCTGATCACCGAGGAACTGGCGCAGGGGCGGCTGGTGGTGCCGCTAGCCACGCTGCCGGCGGAGATCGACAATCGCAAGGCCTATTACTACGTCCACCGGCGCGGCCTGCCTCCCGACGACAAGGTCTTGCAACTGCGCGACTGGCTGCTGGAACACGGCGCGGAACACCACGCCTCGCTGCCGGGCGCGCCGAAGGTCAATGCGCATGGGCGCTGACGGCCTCGCGGGTGTCCCGCGCCAGGCCCATGGCGAAAGCCACTTCGGCCACCAGGAACAGCGGCCCGACCAGAAGCCCGACAAGGTCATCCACAAACGCGGGCTTGCGGCCTTCGTAGTAGTGCCCGATGAACTGGATCAGCCAGCCCGCCACGAACAGGCCGATGCCCCAGGCCAGCCAGGCGCCGGTGGACAGCGCAGCGATGGCGCCGCCGGCGTAGACGAAGCCAGCCAGGATCGCCGTCATCGCCAGCCCGAACCCCGCCGACAGGCGCAGGTAGAACAGGCAGGACAGAAAATAAACGACCATCGCCGGCGTCAGGTACGCCGGACCGGCGCCAAGCGGCATGGCCGGGCGGGCCAGCAGTGTAGTTACGGCCAGCACAATCATGGGAATGCCGATGAAATGGCTGAACACATTGCGCGCGTCGCGATGATAGGCTGCGTAGTTGGCCAGGTGGTCGATCAGTGTCTTCACAGGGTCTCCTGCCGGGGCGTCGTTGTAGTTGCGTCGTTGTACTTGCGCATTTGTGGTCGCGTACTGTGGCCGCGTACTGTGGCTACGCGTTGTGGCCGTATATTAATAGGCAGCAAAAAGCCCGTCTGTCCGGTTTTTGACAGTCGGCACGAGCATCGATCAAGGAGACCATCATGCGCCTGGCAACCCGTGGCCAGCAGGAGCCGGCCCTGG
The Cupriavidus basilensis DNA segment above includes these coding regions:
- a CDS encoding PepSY domain-containing protein; translated protein: MRTLSLPRALLPLLAALPLLLAAPAPAHADKDADRARAAVQSGEILPLTRILEAVSAQYTGDVIGVKLDRDDGVWQYEVKLLLASGSVAKLEYDARTATLLKAKGRDLEQARKKP
- a CDS encoding response regulator transcription factor, with the protein product MRILLVEDEAMLAAQIHASLVGAGYAVDTAADGIDAWHLGAEEPYDAVVLDLGLPGLDGLSVLRRWRAAQVNLPVLILTARDSWTDKVEGIDAGADDYLAKPFRMEELLARIRALIRRAHGMSTPELACGPVRLNARTGVATVDGAAVVLTAHEFKVLDYLMHHPGAIISKAVLTEHIYAQDFDRDSNTIEVFIGRLRRKLGVDVIETVRGQGYRLRPPTSPDAPATATNAAN
- a CDS encoding sensor histidine kinase, translating into MRQSLAIRLLAVAAVWLAAALGGTGWLLSTLFARHVNDTYVRQLDNQLTSLAAALDWSADGKLALTRAPADPRFELPYSGAYWQAQAPGATLRSRSLWDAEMPATVGNKVAGSHAEIRPGPNGQSLLVVSRPIVLASADTPVTLSVALDRTELRAARQAFNRLLGWSLTALGAGLLLAVAAQVKFGLAPLARLRQALATLQARRESRLGGTWPSEVVPLVTEINSLLARNASALERSRRQAADLAHAVKTPLAILANEAERLPGEAARAAASQVEAMRRQVDRHLARARAAGAASTRGARIDAGPAAGELARALTRLHSGREIDIQVEGDGHFAGDRQDLIEILGNLLDNACQWARSRVRVKLAEHGGMLEVTVEDDGPGMQAEARELATARYGRLDESAAGSGLGLAIVSEMAALYEGGLELGNSELGGLLARLRLPAGQP
- a CDS encoding DUF1338 domain-containing protein, with translation MTKPNLQRLLETVCGETQAAELLQLMNVSPQLLSSTSELASRAEVAQALNMVLFAGILERVPTGMAYTRDVIQAGGQVVFDHGALRTVKWDCGSLPSGEIAFTRILGPLGYRLNGTYPLERIGMTGRSYAHADLPDDIAQYFLSELHPERFSADFQSAVSRVVSKSVDPLGDEAVAQLALLERDASLPMADAARLVPQLAACFARQHAEPALADYELLLKESAEMAWISTEGNAFNHATDRVADVRAVADAQRSLGRPIKDSVEVSRSGRVLQTAFKADPVERGFVGADGVVVKRSVPGSFYEFITRDFVPATEAAGGTLDLSFDAGNAQGIFKMTAAC
- a CDS encoding LysR substrate-binding domain-containing protein, yielding MRKGIPSLTALQMFEAAARLGSFTRAADELAVTESAVCRQIAGLEARLGVPLFHRIRKRIVLTPAGGTYAEEVRERLDQIEQVTLDVMAQRPRGRAIELAIGPTFASQWLIPRLPLLARALPDLTLHLSARTEAFELSDTAFDAAIYYGEGLWPGTQGERILQEGPSVPVCSPALLGRRKRLDLEQLLDLPLLHLNTRLRAWSDWLAAAGAALPAQALRGPRYDLYTMLAQAAAAGIGVALIPRILITEELAQGRLVVPLATLPAEIDNRKAYYYVHRRGLPPDDKVLQLRDWLLEHGAEHHASLPGAPKVNAHGR
- a CDS encoding DUF962 domain-containing protein, with product MKTLIDHLANYAAYHRDARNVFSHFIGIPMIVLAVTTLLARPAMPLGAGPAYLTPAMVVYFLSCLFYLRLSAGFGLAMTAILAGFVYAGGAIAALSTGAWLAWGIGLFVAGWLIQFIGHYYEGRKPAFVDDLVGLLVGPLFLVAEVAFAMGLARDTREAVSAHAH